Proteins from one Microbacterium faecale genomic window:
- the metK gene encoding methionine adenosyltransferase, which yields MSLRLFTSESVTEGHPDKICDQISDSVLDALLAQDPDARVAVETLVTTGLVHVAGEIRTDGYADISTIVRDVIRNIGYTSSDMGFDADSCGVTVSVGEQSNEIGAGVTTSAEHRAGDDADPDDLQGAGDQGIMFGYATNETPSYMPMAIWTAHRIAERLTKVRRSGELAFLRPDGKTQVTVGYEGTVPRTIETVVLSTQHGPEISQSDLAESVERLVIRPVLDETGLDASNAEMRINPSGSFELGGPKADAGLTGRKVIIDTYGGAARHGGGAFSGKDPSKVDRSAAYATRWVAKNAVAAGLADRLEVQVAYAIGTARPVGLYVETFGTGHVSDETIAQAIDTVFDLRPSRIIRDLDLLRPIYAQTAAYGHFGRELPDFTWERTDRVDELRAAAGL from the coding sequence ATGAGCCTGCGACTGTTCACCTCCGAATCGGTGACGGAAGGCCACCCGGATAAGATCTGCGACCAGATCTCGGACAGCGTGCTCGACGCGCTGCTCGCGCAGGATCCGGATGCGCGCGTCGCCGTCGAGACGCTCGTGACCACGGGCCTCGTCCATGTTGCCGGAGAGATCCGGACCGACGGCTACGCGGATATCTCCACGATCGTGCGCGACGTGATTCGGAATATCGGATATACCTCATCCGACATGGGCTTCGACGCCGACTCGTGCGGCGTGACGGTTTCGGTGGGGGAGCAGTCGAACGAGATCGGCGCCGGCGTGACGACGAGCGCGGAGCATCGCGCCGGCGACGACGCCGATCCCGACGACCTGCAGGGTGCCGGCGATCAGGGCATCATGTTCGGCTACGCCACCAACGAGACGCCGTCCTACATGCCGATGGCGATCTGGACGGCGCACCGCATCGCGGAGCGACTGACAAAGGTGCGCCGCTCCGGTGAACTCGCGTTCCTGCGGCCGGATGGCAAGACGCAGGTGACGGTCGGCTACGAGGGAACCGTCCCCCGAACGATCGAGACGGTCGTGCTGTCCACTCAGCACGGCCCGGAGATCTCGCAGTCCGACCTCGCCGAGAGCGTGGAGCGGCTCGTGATCCGCCCGGTGCTCGATGAGACGGGGCTCGACGCGTCGAATGCGGAAATGCGCATCAACCCGTCGGGCAGCTTCGAACTCGGCGGACCGAAGGCCGACGCGGGACTGACCGGGCGCAAGGTGATCATCGACACTTACGGCGGAGCGGCGCGCCACGGCGGCGGCGCCTTCAGCGGCAAGGATCCGTCGAAGGTCGACCGCTCGGCGGCCTACGCCACGCGCTGGGTCGCGAAGAACGCCGTTGCCGCGGGACTCGCGGACCGCCTCGAGGTGCAGGTCGCGTACGCGATCGGCACAGCGCGGCCTGTTGGGCTCTACGTGGAGACGTTCGGCACGGGGCACGTCAGCGACGAGACGATCGCGCAGGCGATCGACACGGTCTTCGATCTGCGTCCGTCGCGAATCATCCGCGACCTCGACCTGCTGCGCCCGATCTACGCGCAGACGGCGGCGTACGGTCACTTCGGCCGCGAGCTTCCCGACTTCACCTGGGAGCGCACCGACCGGGTCGACGAGCTGCGAGCAGCCGCAGGGCTGTAG
- the gmk gene encoding guanylate kinase, which translates to MTDSPRPPDVDRAAASRLAVAARRARASLKRDLATRVITPQEAMRRAAADATSAAGTLRVTEFLTALPAIGEGKRDRLLAEMRISPVKRLGGLGARQRAALCSWLDARFPEPRPRPGRSSLVVLAGPTAVGKGTVAAHIREHHPDVMLSVSATTRAPRPGEVDGQHYFFTDDAEFDRLIADGELLEWATVHGVHRYGTPRGPIDRAIAEGRPVLLEIDMQGAFQVRQAEPRATLVFLLPPSWDELGDRLVGRGTEDADERARRLRTARVELASQGEFDYRIVNDDVAEAAAQVVDLMQASAR; encoded by the coding sequence ATGACTGACTCTCCCCGCCCTCCCGACGTCGACCGCGCCGCCGCGTCACGGCTCGCCGTGGCCGCGCGCCGTGCGCGCGCGAGCCTCAAGCGCGATCTCGCGACACGGGTCATCACGCCGCAGGAGGCGATGCGGCGTGCCGCCGCGGACGCCACGTCGGCGGCGGGGACGCTTCGCGTGACGGAGTTCCTCACCGCCCTGCCCGCGATCGGGGAAGGCAAGCGCGACCGACTGCTCGCTGAGATGCGCATCTCGCCGGTCAAGCGCCTGGGCGGCCTCGGGGCGCGTCAGCGCGCCGCGCTGTGCTCCTGGCTCGATGCGCGCTTCCCGGAGCCGCGACCGCGTCCCGGGCGCAGCAGCCTCGTCGTGCTCGCGGGCCCGACGGCAGTCGGCAAGGGCACTGTCGCGGCGCACATCCGCGAACACCACCCCGACGTGATGCTGTCGGTGTCGGCGACGACCCGCGCCCCCCGTCCGGGTGAGGTGGACGGCCAGCACTACTTCTTCACCGACGACGCCGAGTTCGATCGGCTGATCGCGGATGGCGAGCTCCTCGAATGGGCGACGGTGCACGGCGTGCACCGCTACGGCACCCCGCGCGGACCCATCGACCGCGCGATCGCCGAGGGGCGCCCGGTGCTGCTCGAGATCGACATGCAGGGCGCCTTCCAGGTGCGACAGGCCGAACCGCGTGCCACCCTCGTGTTCCTGCTTCCGCCCAGCTGGGACGAACTCGGCGACCGGCTCGTCGGCCGCGGCACCGAGGATGCGGACGAACGCGCGCGGCGACTGCGCACGGCGCGCGTCGAGCTCGCCTCCCAGGGGGAGTTCGATTACCGCATCGTGAACGACGACGTCGCCGAGGCGGCCGCCCAGGTCGTAGACTTGATGCAGGCGTCCGCGCGCTGA
- the pyrF gene encoding orotidine-5'-phosphate decarboxylase, with product MTQPFGERIRAGMDRLGPLCVGIDPHAELLRAWGLDVDAAGARSFGLAVVDAAASRAAIVKPQVSFFERFGSEGLAALEDVLRAAREAGLVTIADAKRGDIGSTMDAYAEAWLAPGSPLEADAVTVSPYLGVGALSGAITTAYAHGKGVFVLATTSNPEAAGLQRSTDAQGRTVSQRVIDEVSEHNAANVGRGDWGSAGFVVGATVDWNEAGIKPPTPVAPLLAPGFGHQGAAPARLAEIFGSAADAVIVSESRSILSAGPGRIVSEIEDHARAAAAARAERGSTPGSRTPHD from the coding sequence GTGACGCAGCCGTTCGGTGAGCGGATTCGGGCCGGCATGGACCGGCTCGGTCCGTTGTGCGTCGGGATCGATCCGCACGCCGAACTGCTGCGCGCCTGGGGCCTCGACGTCGACGCGGCAGGTGCTAGGTCGTTCGGCCTGGCCGTCGTCGACGCCGCGGCGTCCCGTGCGGCCATCGTGAAGCCGCAGGTGTCGTTCTTCGAGCGGTTCGGATCCGAGGGACTCGCAGCGCTTGAAGACGTTCTGCGCGCGGCGCGTGAGGCCGGGCTCGTCACGATCGCTGACGCGAAGCGCGGCGACATCGGATCGACGATGGACGCCTACGCGGAGGCCTGGCTTGCGCCGGGATCTCCGCTCGAGGCGGACGCGGTCACCGTCAGTCCGTACCTCGGCGTCGGCGCCCTGTCCGGCGCGATCACGACGGCCTACGCACACGGCAAGGGCGTCTTCGTGCTCGCCACGACGAGCAACCCCGAGGCGGCCGGACTGCAGCGCTCGACGGACGCGCAGGGGCGCACAGTGTCCCAGCGCGTGATCGATGAGGTGTCGGAGCACAACGCCGCAAACGTCGGCCGTGGCGACTGGGGCAGCGCCGGCTTCGTCGTCGGCGCCACGGTCGATTGGAATGAGGCCGGTATCAAGCCGCCGACGCCCGTCGCGCCACTTCTCGCCCCCGGCTTCGGGCATCAGGGAGCGGCGCCCGCGCGCCTGGCCGAGATCTTCGGATCCGCGGCGGACGCGGTGATCGTCTCGGAGAGCCGGAGCATTCTCTCGGCCGGACCAGGCAGGATCGTCTCCGAGATCGAAGACCATGCGCGTGCGGCGGCCGCTGCACGCGCTGAGCGGGGGTCGACCCCCGGAAGCAGGACCCCTCATGACTGA
- the rpoZ gene encoding DNA-directed RNA polymerase subunit omega: MATENKGIIDPPIDELLDRVDSKYQLVIYSSKRARQINDYYTDLQEGSLFDNVGPLVDSAVEDKPLSIALREIHQDKLRMRAAGE, from the coding sequence ATGGCTACGGAAAACAAGGGCATCATCGACCCGCCCATCGACGAGCTTCTCGACCGCGTCGACTCGAAGTACCAGCTCGTGATCTACAGCTCCAAGCGGGCTCGTCAGATCAACGACTACTACACCGACCTGCAGGAGGGCTCGCTCTTCGACAACGTCGGTCCGCTCGTCGACTCGGCCGTCGAGGACAAGCCGCTGTCGATCGCGCTGCGGGAGATCCACCAGGACAAGCTGCGCATGCGCGCGGCGGGAGAGTGA